The following coding sequences lie in one Longimicrobium sp. genomic window:
- the pyrE gene encoding orotate phosphoribosyltransferase translates to MSDRARLLALLLERSFRTGDFVLASGARSSYYIDCRTTTTHAEGQALVGRLGLALLAGAGLRPSSVGGLTMGADPVSYAIAHASWLAGEPVHSFSVRKQPKEHGTGKRVEGCFAPGDRVVVVEDVITSGKSALQACDAVEAEGGTVLGVLALVDREAGGCEAVEARGYPVHVLFRVGELLEAAA, encoded by the coding sequence ATGAGCGACCGCGCGCGGCTGCTGGCGCTGCTGCTGGAGCGCTCGTTCCGCACGGGCGACTTCGTGCTCGCTTCGGGGGCGCGCAGCAGCTACTACATCGACTGCCGCACCACCACCACCCATGCGGAGGGCCAGGCGCTGGTGGGCCGCCTTGGGCTGGCGCTGCTGGCCGGGGCGGGGCTGCGACCGTCCTCCGTGGGCGGGCTGACGATGGGTGCAGACCCGGTGTCGTACGCCATCGCGCACGCGTCGTGGCTGGCGGGCGAGCCCGTGCACTCCTTTTCCGTGCGCAAGCAGCCGAAGGAGCACGGCACGGGGAAGCGGGTGGAGGGGTGCTTTGCGCCCGGGGACCGCGTGGTGGTGGTGGAAGACGTGATCACCAGCGGAAAGAGCGCCCTGCAGGCCTGCGACGCGGTAGAGGCCGAGGGCGGAACCGTGCTGGGGGTGCTGGCGCTGGTGGATCGTGAGGCGGGAGGATGTGAGGCCGTCGAAGCGCGTGGCTATCCCGTGCACGTGCTCTTCCGGGTGGGCGAGCTGCTAGAAGCGGCCGCGTAG
- a CDS encoding M1 family metallopeptidase, translating to MIRIVPALALLLLAAPMAAQERAYFQQGVDYRIEAALDEESDVLHGRARLRYTNRSRSTLDTLFIHQHLNAFRPNSAWARRELEYGERRFTNLGPQDHAFERFTSVTVDGAAVRPAYPGAPDSTVAALALPRPLAPGASVTVVMDWDARLSTLPRRQGRRGRHFDFAQWYPRIAVYDRTGWAYQALLPQGEFYGEFGRYDVTLDVAADQVIGSTGIAVEGNPGYQNATLGLSVRPGPADGLGLLAGEPAAGRKRVRFVADSVHHFGWSADPAYMHEFVERSVLDEARGMHGVAGIHVLYLPGDTAWDENAATRRTYDALTWLEGVFGPYPWPQLTNLHRLESGGTEFPMLVMNGSASEGLIVHEVTHQYLHGILANNEWREGWLDEGFTSFMVNWRRELQGDTAVWRATMAGLERLERTDSIEAIGLPGAAFSSPRIYSAMTYTRASAVFRMLRELVGEQTFRRILRTFYARHRLQHVTGEDFQRVAEEVSRRDLDWFFGQWIARTDRLDYGIARASTAPTGDGRWRTRVEVLRMGQAWMPVVLRVGDTTRTLDSRARRQTVEVVTRARPAEAVLDPEWVLLDMERANNRAELR from the coding sequence ATGATCAGGATCGTTCCGGCACTCGCTCTTCTGCTCCTGGCCGCCCCTATGGCGGCGCAGGAGCGCGCGTACTTTCAGCAGGGCGTCGACTACCGCATCGAGGCGGCGCTGGACGAGGAAAGCGACGTGCTGCACGGCCGCGCGCGGCTGCGCTACACCAACCGCTCCCGGTCAACGCTTGATACGCTGTTCATCCACCAGCACCTGAACGCCTTTCGCCCCAACAGCGCCTGGGCCCGGCGCGAGCTGGAATACGGCGAGCGGCGCTTCACCAACCTGGGCCCCCAGGACCACGCGTTCGAGCGCTTCACCTCGGTGACGGTGGACGGCGCCGCCGTGCGCCCCGCCTACCCGGGCGCCCCCGACTCCACCGTGGCCGCGCTCGCGTTGCCGCGCCCGCTGGCCCCGGGCGCGTCGGTGACGGTGGTGATGGACTGGGATGCCCGGCTCAGCACCCTTCCGCGGCGGCAGGGCAGGCGGGGGCGCCACTTCGACTTCGCCCAGTGGTACCCGCGCATCGCCGTGTACGACCGCACGGGATGGGCGTACCAGGCGCTGCTGCCGCAGGGCGAGTTCTACGGCGAGTTCGGCCGCTACGACGTGACGCTGGACGTGGCCGCCGACCAGGTGATCGGCTCCACGGGCATCGCCGTGGAGGGGAACCCGGGCTACCAGAACGCCACGCTGGGCCTTTCCGTGCGGCCGGGCCCGGCGGACGGGCTGGGGCTGCTGGCGGGGGAGCCGGCGGCGGGCCGCAAGCGCGTGCGCTTCGTGGCGGACAGCGTGCACCACTTCGGTTGGAGCGCCGACCCGGCGTACATGCACGAGTTCGTGGAGCGCTCGGTGCTCGACGAGGCGAGGGGGATGCACGGTGTGGCGGGAATCCACGTGCTGTACCTGCCCGGCGACACCGCGTGGGACGAGAACGCCGCCACCCGGCGCACCTACGACGCCCTCACCTGGCTGGAAGGGGTGTTCGGCCCCTACCCCTGGCCGCAGCTCACCAACCTTCACCGGCTGGAAAGCGGCGGCACCGAGTTTCCCATGCTGGTGATGAACGGCTCGGCCAGCGAAGGGCTGATCGTGCACGAGGTGACGCACCAGTACCTGCACGGCATCCTGGCCAACAACGAGTGGCGCGAGGGATGGCTGGACGAAGGCTTCACCTCGTTCATGGTCAATTGGCGGCGCGAGCTGCAGGGCGACACCGCCGTGTGGCGCGCAACCATGGCCGGGCTGGAGCGGCTGGAGCGGACGGATTCCATCGAGGCCATCGGCCTGCCGGGCGCGGCCTTCTCGTCGCCCCGCATCTACAGCGCGATGACGTACACCCGTGCCTCGGCCGTCTTCCGCATGCTGCGCGAACTGGTGGGCGAGCAGACGTTCCGCCGGATCCTGCGTACCTTCTACGCGCGCCACCGGCTTCAGCACGTGACGGGCGAAGACTTCCAGCGCGTGGCCGAGGAGGTGAGCCGGCGCGACCTGGACTGGTTCTTCGGGCAGTGGATCGCGCGGACCGACCGGCTGGACTACGGCATCGCCCGGGCGAGCACCGCGCCCACCGGCGACGGCCGCTGGCGCACGCGCGTGGAGGTGCTGCGCATGGGCCAGGCGTGGATGCCCGTGGTGCTGCGCGTGGGCGACACGACGCGCACGCTGGATTCACGCGCCCGCCGGCAGACGGTGGAGGTCGTCACCCGCGCCCGCCCGGCGGAGGCCGTGCTGGACCCCGAGTGGGTGCTGCTGGACATGGAGCGCGCCAACAACCGCGCGGAGCTTCGCTGA
- the crcB gene encoding fluoride efflux transporter CrcB — protein MNWLLVALGGAAGAVARYGAGRWVGVPAGAGFPWATFGVNVAGSLLLGIVVALVPPDDPRRALLAVGFCGGLTTFSTFGYETMVLWQHRAYGVAAAYVGLSLVSGLLGVVLGMWGATRLAP, from the coding sequence GTGAACTGGCTGCTGGTGGCGCTCGGCGGGGCGGCGGGCGCCGTCGCGCGCTACGGCGCCGGGCGGTGGGTGGGCGTGCCCGCCGGGGCCGGGTTCCCGTGGGCGACGTTTGGGGTGAACGTGGCGGGCTCGCTGCTGCTGGGAATCGTGGTGGCCCTCGTTCCGCCGGACGATCCGCGGCGCGCGCTGCTGGCCGTGGGCTTCTGCGGCGGACTGACCACGTTCAGCACCTTTGGATACGAGACGATGGTGCTCTGGCAGCACCGCGCGTACGGCGTGGCGGCGGCCTACGTAGGGCTCAGCCTGGTGTCCGGTTTGCTCGGTGTCGTGCTCGGAATGTGGGGCGCTACAAGGCTGGCGCCATGA
- a CDS encoding type II toxin-antitoxin system RelE/ParE family toxin — MNVRFSIEARAQILEAKAYFLKQKRERAAGFVREVRRVGTLLGEFPDLGVSRGRLRLALLQGFPYALLYEVRTDTIYVTNLIHQGSERYAQLADRDGDEP; from the coding sequence TTGAACGTCCGGTTCTCCATCGAGGCCCGCGCGCAGATTCTCGAGGCCAAGGCGTACTTCCTGAAACAGAAGCGCGAGCGCGCCGCCGGGTTCGTGCGTGAAGTGCGTCGCGTCGGCACGCTGCTAGGCGAATTCCCAGATTTGGGCGTGAGCCGGGGCCGCTTACGTCTTGCCTTGCTGCAGGGGTTCCCGTACGCCCTTCTGTACGAGGTCAGGACGGATACGATCTACGTCACCAATCTGATCCACCAGGGAAGCGAGCGGTACGCCCAACTTGCCGATCGCGACGGAGATGAACCGTGA
- a CDS encoding nuclear transport factor 2 family protein: MTTRFAVSLVCLSLASSQAACASTAPAARPGSTAADTTGALAAQRDWWRAFATADTAYLQAHTAQDFSLTLSSGRAFDGAAMLAQAASHVNGGRLAMQWAEESVGVAAPPLAVATLRVTETDGPTSASYRYLTVLERGGGIWRVAAAQSTRELVFTPRVPVERSGLLGDFAGGYRTPRGLVLRVEVRGAALAMVEPSGAEIPLEPIGPGIFEFRQLSPSNGMVRMVFTRDATGRIAGMTRLINGEATTFPRIP; the protein is encoded by the coding sequence GTGACGACACGCTTTGCGGTGAGCCTGGTGTGCCTCTCGCTCGCGAGTTCACAAGCGGCCTGCGCCAGCACCGCGCCCGCCGCGCGGCCAGGGAGCACGGCGGCGGACACCACCGGAGCGCTCGCCGCGCAACGTGACTGGTGGCGCGCGTTCGCCACCGCCGACACGGCGTACCTGCAGGCCCACACGGCGCAGGACTTCTCACTGACGCTGAGCAGTGGGCGGGCGTTCGACGGGGCAGCCATGCTCGCGCAGGCAGCGAGCCACGTCAACGGCGGGCGCCTGGCGATGCAGTGGGCGGAGGAGTCGGTGGGCGTGGCGGCGCCTCCGCTGGCGGTCGCCACCCTGCGCGTGACGGAGACAGACGGGCCCACCTCCGCCAGCTACCGCTATCTGACCGTGCTGGAGCGCGGCGGCGGAATTTGGCGCGTCGCTGCGGCCCAGAGCACGCGCGAGCTGGTGTTCACGCCCCGGGTACCCGTTGAGCGATCCGGTCTGCTGGGCGACTTCGCGGGGGGATACAGAACGCCGCGCGGCCTGGTTCTTCGCGTGGAGGTGCGCGGCGCGGCATTGGCGATGGTGGAGCCGTCCGGCGCCGAGATTCCCCTGGAGCCCATCGGCCCGGGAATCTTCGAGTTCCGCCAGCTGTCACCGTCCAACGGAATGGTGCGCATGGTGTTCACCCGCGACGCCACCGGCCGCATCGCCGGCATGACGCGGCTGATCAACGGTGAGGCTACGACGTTTCCGCGCATCCCCTGA
- a CDS encoding GNAT family N-acetyltransferase, which produces MEFRYAEESDAAFLAEINRQLIEDEWDGGGMSLQRLEERMLRWIREDDYTAVLFLEEGATVAYSMVSVDEDSAYIRHFFVLKEHRGKGVGRRAIQVLLSKVIPAYARVTLDVLASNHTGHGFWQSQGFRDYAIRMELLPREPADGTESPAAD; this is translated from the coding sequence ATGGAATTTCGGTACGCGGAGGAATCGGACGCGGCTTTCCTGGCCGAGATCAACCGCCAGCTGATCGAGGACGAGTGGGACGGCGGAGGGATGTCGCTGCAGCGGCTGGAGGAGCGCATGCTCCGCTGGATCCGCGAAGACGACTACACGGCCGTCCTCTTTTTGGAAGAGGGCGCTACCGTGGCCTATTCCATGGTGAGCGTGGACGAAGACTCGGCGTACATCCGCCACTTCTTCGTGCTCAAGGAGCACCGCGGCAAGGGCGTGGGGCGGCGCGCCATCCAGGTGCTGCTCTCGAAAGTGATTCCGGCGTACGCCCGCGTCACGCTTGACGTGCTGGCCAGCAACCACACCGGCCACGGGTTCTGGCAGTCGCAGGGCTTTCGCGACTACGCCATCCGCATGGAGCTGCTTCCGCGCGAGCCGGCGGACGGCACGGAAAGCCCGGCCGCGGACTGA
- a CDS encoding SDR family oxidoreductase: protein MILVAGGTGTLGSHLVPLLRGRGAPVRVLTRDPAKARHLLRDGVEVVAGDVRDPGSLARAIDGVSTVVSAVHGFVDSRKTSPEAVDWLGNRNLVQAAKNAGAGHVVMLSALGAAPDHPMSLYRMKHRAEEELKASGLAWTIIRASAFMEMWAKMVAEPLLKTGKTTIFGRGRNPINFVSIHDVARFVDLAIADPSLRGQTVDVGGPENLTFRQVVEIAQRETGARGTVRHVPLPMMRALSVLMKPVNPGFARQVQAGVVMDTHDMSFDGAARGRRFPSIPLTTYAEVVRRDFPRRSR from the coding sequence ATGATCTTGGTCGCCGGGGGAACCGGTACGCTCGGAAGTCACTTGGTGCCCCTGCTGCGGGGCCGGGGCGCCCCGGTACGCGTGCTGACGCGCGACCCGGCCAAGGCGCGGCACCTGTTGCGCGACGGCGTGGAGGTGGTCGCGGGCGACGTGCGCGATCCCGGTTCGCTGGCGCGCGCCATCGACGGCGTGAGCACCGTGGTCTCGGCGGTCCACGGGTTCGTGGATTCCAGGAAGACGAGCCCGGAGGCGGTGGACTGGCTGGGGAACCGCAACCTGGTGCAGGCCGCGAAGAATGCCGGTGCCGGGCACGTCGTCATGCTCTCGGCCCTGGGCGCGGCGCCGGACCATCCCATGAGCCTGTACCGGATGAAGCATCGCGCGGAGGAGGAGCTGAAGGCCAGCGGCCTCGCGTGGACCATCATCCGGGCCAGCGCGTTCATGGAGATGTGGGCGAAGATGGTCGCCGAGCCGCTGCTGAAAACCGGGAAGACCACCATCTTCGGACGCGGCCGCAATCCCATCAACTTCGTCTCGATCCACGACGTCGCGCGGTTCGTGGACCTGGCCATCGCCGATCCCTCCCTTCGCGGGCAGACGGTGGACGTGGGCGGGCCGGAGAACCTGACCTTCCGGCAGGTCGTGGAGATCGCCCAGCGGGAGACGGGCGCGCGCGGCACCGTGCGCCACGTTCCCCTGCCGATGATGCGCGCGCTCTCGGTGCTGATGAAGCCCGTCAACCCCGGGTTCGCCCGGCAGGTGCAGGCCGGCGTGGTGATGGACACGCACGACATGTCGTTCGATGGCGCCGCGCGAGGCCGCCGCTTCCCGTCGATCCCCCTGACGACCTACGCCGAGGTCGTCCGCCGCGACTTCCCCCGCCGGTCCCGCTGA
- a CDS encoding ATP-binding protein, with product MADSHHSTPGTEADAAEPLSVPFRAVDDERLTEIFANAPALIVVVRGPDHVFELANPPYLRLLGHRDIVGRPVRDAVPEVAEAGFLAVLDEVYHSGEPFVGIELPMQIRITPDGPVEERFFNFVYQPLRDGDGRVDGILGHGVDITDLVVARRIAEEQAAELEVSADELKTAGVRLAQEAQERERTLDQARRLQRLTALLNQAVSPEAVADVILEGGLAATGADAASLAMLRAEARQFEIVRTAGYGKELAERYRTFPLEPGRPVSEAVLRREIVLVDSPEAWRKGFPTASEDLVKLGYQAFGAVPVASGERTIAVLSFSFRAPQEFDEATRTFLATLGEQCGLALERARLHTAELHNAERLAALLETIQDPFAAFDRELRFTYVNPQAEQLLGKPAAELMGRRMDEMFADAHQSPMYAGIHQTVRTGEPTQVEGFSPVIGRWVEARIYPAPDGVSLVFQDVTDRRRREDAASLLAEASRALSASLDYATTLRAVAQAAVPALGDWCAVDILANPGAEGPPEMERVAIFHRDATKLALAEEFTSLYPTDWSGEQGSAGVLKTGTPMMVPRISDEMLVAGARDAEHLAMMRLLQFCAVITVPLVARGRTVGVLTLCMTESGRGYDEADLRVAEDLAHRAAIAVDNARLFRDAERARAEAEAANLAKSEFLAVMSHELRTPLNAIGGYTELLAMGIRGAVTPEQATDLERIRRSQQHLLGLINEVLNYAKLETGIVRFDIGDVDVPGAVGEVESLVLPQAQARRHSLVSDCDAGVVVRADPEKLRQILLNVVSNAVRFTPEGGRITIGARTRGDSVAEITVTDTGIGIPEDKLEAIFEPFVQVGRGLNTPGEGTGLGLAISRDLARGMGGDLVARSTPGEGSVFTLTLPSGGA from the coding sequence TTGGCCGATTCCCACCACTCCACCCCGGGCACCGAAGCGGACGCCGCCGAGCCCCTGTCGGTGCCTTTTCGCGCGGTGGACGACGAGCGGCTGACGGAGATCTTTGCCAACGCCCCGGCGCTGATCGTCGTGGTCCGCGGGCCGGACCACGTGTTCGAGCTCGCCAATCCGCCCTACCTGCGCCTGCTGGGCCATCGCGACATCGTGGGCCGGCCCGTGCGCGATGCCGTTCCCGAGGTGGCGGAGGCGGGCTTTCTCGCCGTGCTGGACGAGGTGTACCACAGCGGCGAGCCCTTCGTGGGCATCGAGCTGCCCATGCAGATTCGCATCACGCCAGACGGCCCGGTCGAGGAGCGGTTCTTCAACTTCGTCTACCAGCCGCTGCGCGACGGGGACGGGCGCGTGGACGGCATCCTGGGGCACGGCGTCGACATCACCGACCTGGTCGTCGCCCGCCGCATCGCCGAAGAGCAGGCGGCGGAGCTGGAAGTCTCGGCCGACGAGCTGAAGACGGCGGGTGTGCGCCTGGCGCAGGAGGCCCAGGAGCGCGAGCGCACGCTGGACCAGGCGCGCCGGCTGCAGCGGCTGACGGCGCTTCTGAACCAGGCGGTGAGCCCCGAGGCCGTGGCCGACGTGATCCTGGAGGGCGGGCTGGCCGCCACCGGCGCCGACGCCGCGTCGCTGGCCATGCTGCGCGCCGAGGCCCGGCAGTTCGAGATCGTGAGGACCGCCGGGTACGGCAAGGAGCTGGCGGAGCGCTACCGGACCTTTCCGCTGGAGCCGGGGCGCCCGGTGTCGGAGGCGGTGCTGCGGCGCGAAATCGTTTTGGTCGACTCGCCCGAGGCGTGGCGGAAGGGCTTTCCCACGGCCAGCGAAGACCTGGTGAAGCTGGGATACCAGGCGTTCGGGGCCGTCCCCGTGGCCAGCGGCGAGCGCACCATCGCCGTGCTGTCGTTCAGCTTTCGCGCGCCGCAGGAATTCGACGAGGCCACGCGCACCTTTCTGGCGACGCTGGGAGAGCAGTGCGGCCTGGCGCTGGAGCGCGCGCGACTTCACACGGCGGAGCTTCACAACGCCGAGCGGCTGGCGGCGCTGCTGGAAACCATCCAGGACCCGTTCGCGGCCTTCGACCGCGAGCTGCGCTTCACCTACGTGAACCCGCAGGCCGAGCAGCTGCTGGGCAAGCCCGCCGCGGAGCTGATGGGGCGCCGGATGGACGAGATGTTCGCCGACGCGCACCAGTCGCCCATGTACGCGGGCATCCACCAGACCGTCCGCACGGGCGAGCCGACCCAGGTGGAGGGGTTCAGCCCGGTGATCGGGCGGTGGGTGGAGGCGCGCATCTACCCCGCGCCCGACGGCGTGTCGCTGGTGTTCCAGGACGTCACCGACCGCAGGCGCCGGGAAGATGCCGCGTCGCTGCTGGCCGAGGCCAGCCGCGCGCTCTCGGCGTCGCTGGACTACGCGACCACCCTGCGCGCCGTCGCCCAGGCCGCGGTGCCGGCGCTGGGAGACTGGTGCGCGGTGGACATCCTGGCCAACCCGGGCGCCGAGGGGCCGCCGGAGATGGAGCGCGTCGCCATCTTCCACCGCGATGCCACCAAGCTGGCGCTGGCCGAGGAGTTCACCTCGCTGTACCCCACCGACTGGTCGGGCGAGCAGGGGAGCGCGGGGGTGCTCAAGACCGGCACGCCCATGATGGTGCCCCGCATTTCCGACGAGATGCTGGTGGCCGGGGCCCGCGACGCGGAGCACCTGGCCATGATGCGGCTGCTGCAGTTCTGCGCCGTCATCACCGTGCCGCTGGTGGCGCGGGGCCGCACCGTGGGCGTGCTCACCCTGTGCATGACCGAATCTGGCCGCGGCTACGACGAGGCGGACCTGCGCGTGGCCGAAGACCTGGCGCACCGGGCGGCCATCGCCGTCGACAACGCGCGCCTCTTTCGCGACGCCGAGCGCGCCCGCGCCGAGGCCGAGGCGGCCAACCTGGCCAAGAGCGAGTTCCTGGCCGTAATGAGCCACGAGCTGCGCACTCCGCTGAACGCCATCGGGGGCTACACCGAGCTGCTGGCGATGGGCATCCGCGGGGCGGTGACGCCGGAGCAGGCGACGGACCTGGAGCGCATCCGTCGCAGCCAGCAGCACCTGCTGGGCTTGATCAACGAGGTGCTCAACTACGCCAAGCTGGAAACGGGCATCGTCCGCTTCGACATCGGCGACGTGGACGTGCCCGGCGCCGTGGGCGAGGTGGAGTCGCTCGTCCTGCCGCAGGCCCAGGCCAGGCGCCATTCGCTGGTGTCGGACTGCGACGCGGGCGTCGTCGTGCGTGCCGACCCCGAAAAGCTGCGGCAGATCCTGCTGAACGTGGTTTCCAACGCGGTGCGCTTCACGCCCGAGGGCGGGCGGATCACCATCGGCGCACGCACCCGCGGCGATTCCGTCGCGGAGATCACCGTCACCGACACGGGCATCGGCATTCCGGAAGACAAGCTGGAGGCCATCTTCGAGCCCTTCGTGCAGGTGGGGCGCGGCCTGAACACCCCCGGCGAGGGGACGGGGCTGGGCTTGGCCATCAGCCGCGACCTGGCGCGCGGCATGGGCGGCGACCTGGTGGCCCGGAGCACGCCGGGGGAGGGAAGCGTGTTCACCCTCACCCTTCCCTCCGGCGGCGCCTGA
- a CDS encoding alpha-amylase family glycosyl hydrolase — MELQERIGAWPVPDGCFFRVWAPHAQGVRVLVQEGPSTWTDGQTVMEQDLEQADGYWSGTVPGVQPGQLYRYRIVGPGGKVMEHLDPAARDVISSQLTRDDPTVPNASIVVDNTPYPWAEFSPPRFENFIIYQLHVGTFAGRGDGLNTDRPGFEELESKLPYIRELGFSCIQPLPIQEFQADRSWGYNPASFFAPESSYGHPAALKHFVDAAHQQGLAVIFDVVYNHAGPGDSVLWQYDGYANVEVVDGKEVPGGGIYFEGGMETHWGRGPAWHKPEVRDYFYQNARMYLEEYAADGLRFDVTTQIDGNHLRVVIDRLRADFPDRYFIAEHLPDHPWIVDTGRFCATWDADAHHECQRALVGQDPVNKVKGFLGWNGYQESWNLVKYTMGSHDDIGDDRNGNAKDGLTNWDGRHRYLVDQLGGRGDWTARAKCRLAWALNVAMAGTPMMFMGSECMQGAPNVAWGYWHDGSDANGDHRFNWSIAGDDIAMEMRRLVAECNGVRWQNPALRAGSLAVPHEDHTNQVLGFVRQLDDGVVLTVVNLGEQNFGGHGYGVHTGGHHGQWTQIMCTQDARFGGWDGAGNAWYEPWTQGDGRVYISLPKWSVVMLRRK; from the coding sequence ATGGAACTGCAGGAACGCATCGGCGCCTGGCCCGTTCCGGACGGCTGCTTCTTCCGCGTGTGGGCGCCCCATGCGCAGGGCGTGCGCGTGCTGGTGCAGGAGGGGCCGTCGACGTGGACGGACGGGCAGACGGTGATGGAGCAGGACCTGGAGCAGGCGGACGGCTACTGGAGCGGCACGGTGCCGGGGGTGCAGCCGGGGCAGCTGTACCGCTACCGCATCGTCGGTCCCGGGGGCAAGGTGATGGAGCACCTGGACCCCGCGGCGCGCGACGTGATCAGCTCGCAGCTGACGAGGGACGATCCCACGGTTCCGAACGCCTCCATCGTCGTGGACAATACGCCGTATCCATGGGCAGAGTTTTCCCCGCCGCGCTTCGAGAACTTCATCATCTACCAGCTGCACGTGGGCACCTTCGCAGGTCGCGGCGACGGTCTGAACACGGATCGGCCCGGGTTCGAGGAGCTGGAAAGCAAGCTGCCGTACATCCGCGAGCTGGGCTTCAGCTGCATCCAGCCGCTGCCGATCCAGGAGTTCCAGGCAGACCGGTCGTGGGGCTACAACCCGGCCTCGTTCTTTGCGCCCGAGTCGTCGTACGGGCATCCCGCGGCGCTGAAGCACTTCGTGGACGCCGCGCACCAGCAGGGGCTGGCCGTGATCTTCGACGTCGTCTACAACCACGCCGGCCCGGGCGACAGCGTGCTCTGGCAGTACGACGGCTACGCCAACGTCGAGGTGGTGGACGGCAAGGAGGTGCCGGGGGGCGGCATCTACTTCGAGGGCGGTATGGAGACGCACTGGGGGCGCGGGCCCGCGTGGCACAAGCCGGAGGTGCGGGACTACTTCTACCAGAACGCCCGGATGTACCTGGAGGAGTACGCGGCCGACGGGCTGCGCTTCGACGTGACCACGCAGATCGACGGCAACCACCTGAGGGTCGTGATCGACCGGCTTCGCGCCGACTTCCCGGACCGCTACTTCATCGCCGAGCACCTTCCCGACCACCCGTGGATCGTGGACACGGGCCGCTTCTGCGCCACGTGGGACGCGGATGCGCACCACGAGTGCCAGCGGGCGCTGGTGGGGCAGGACCCGGTGAACAAGGTGAAGGGGTTCCTGGGGTGGAACGGCTACCAGGAAAGCTGGAACCTGGTGAAGTACACCATGGGTTCGCACGACGACATCGGCGACGACCGCAACGGCAACGCCAAGGACGGACTGACGAACTGGGACGGCCGCCACCGCTACCTGGTGGACCAGCTGGGCGGGCGCGGCGACTGGACGGCGCGCGCCAAGTGCCGCCTGGCGTGGGCGCTGAACGTGGCGATGGCCGGCACGCCGATGATGTTCATGGGCTCCGAGTGCATGCAGGGCGCGCCCAACGTGGCCTGGGGATACTGGCACGATGGCAGCGACGCCAACGGCGACCATCGCTTCAACTGGAGCATCGCCGGCGACGACATCGCCATGGAGATGCGCCGGCTGGTGGCGGAGTGCAACGGGGTGCGCTGGCAGAACCCCGCGCTGCGGGCGGGATCGCTGGCCGTTCCGCACGAGGACCACACCAACCAGGTGCTCGGCTTCGTCCGCCAGCTCGACGATGGCGTGGTGCTGACGGTGGTGAACCTGGGCGAGCAGAACTTCGGCGGCCACGGCTACGGCGTGCACACCGGCGGGCACCACGGCCAGTGGACGCAGATCATGTGTACTCAGGACGCGCGGTTCGGCGGATGGGATGGCGCGGGCAACGCCTGGTACGAGCCCTGGACCCAAGGGGACGGGCGCGTCTACATCAGCCTCCCCAAGTGGAGCGTGGTGATGCTGCGCCGGAAGTGA
- a CDS encoding glycoside hydrolase family 6 protein, whose protein sequence is MRTSGTLPSPPDSAPAVPAPAFAPALRRAPGWRVLPLLVLVAGLVLWASSSTGQAANPFRGQRLYVDPASLARRQAAAWQRSRPADAAHMMRIANQPQAIWVGDWVPNIRAEVDRLVTQISAAGALPVLVAYNIPNRDCGLHSRGGARSGDGYRRWAQDFARGLRGRRAVVILEPDALPSMDCLPVRLKDERMALMREAVQTMTAGGAAVYIDAGNANWRQPGDMAALLRGAGIDRAQGFALNVSNFHNVQVNLTYGERLSRLVGGKHFIIDTSRNGRGTPVVPEWCNARNQALGRAPTTNTGHPLADAFLWVKMPGQSDGNCNGGPRAGAWWPDYALELSRAAEALGSMLPR, encoded by the coding sequence ATGCGGACTAGCGGTACCCTGCCTTCCCCGCCGGACTCCGCTCCGGCGGTACCCGCGCCCGCCTTCGCCCCGGCCCTCCGGCGCGCGCCGGGATGGCGCGTGCTGCCGCTCCTGGTGCTGGTGGCGGGGCTGGTGCTGTGGGCGTCGTCCAGCACGGGGCAGGCGGCCAACCCCTTCCGCGGACAGCGGCTGTACGTCGATCCGGCCTCGCTCGCGCGGCGGCAGGCGGCTGCCTGGCAGCGCTCGCGCCCGGCAGACGCCGCGCACATGATGCGCATCGCCAACCAGCCGCAGGCCATCTGGGTGGGCGACTGGGTACCCAACATCCGCGCCGAGGTGGACCGCCTGGTCACGCAGATCAGCGCGGCCGGGGCGCTGCCGGTGCTGGTGGCGTACAACATCCCCAACCGCGACTGCGGGCTGCACTCCAGGGGCGGCGCGCGCAGCGGCGACGGCTATCGCCGCTGGGCCCAGGACTTTGCGCGGGGGCTGCGCGGCCGGCGCGCGGTGGTGATCCTGGAGCCGGATGCGCTCCCCTCGATGGACTGCCTGCCCGTGCGGTTGAAGGACGAGCGCATGGCGCTGATGCGCGAGGCGGTGCAGACGATGACGGCCGGCGGCGCGGCCGTGTACATCGACGCGGGCAACGCCAACTGGCGGCAGCCCGGCGACATGGCCGCGCTGCTGCGGGGCGCGGGCATCGACCGGGCGCAGGGGTTCGCGCTGAACGTTTCCAACTTCCACAACGTGCAGGTGAACCTGACGTACGGCGAGCGGCTGAGCCGGCTTGTGGGCGGCAAGCACTTCATCATCGACACCAGCCGCAACGGCCGCGGCACGCCCGTGGTGCCCGAGTGGTGCAACGCGCGCAACCAGGCGCTGGGCCGCGCGCCCACCACCAACACCGGCCACCCCCTGGCCGACGCGTTTCTGTGGGTGAAGATGCCCGGCCAGTCCGACGGCAACTGCAACGGCGGCCCGCGGGCCGGCGCCTGGTGGCCGGACTACGCGCTGGAACTGAGCCGCGCCGCCGAGGCGCTGGGAAGCATGCTGCCGCGCTGA